Below is a genomic region from Desulfobacter sp..
AAGAAGCTGCCACCCGCATGCTTCATGCCGCCATAACCATGACTGACAAGCCTTTAATTTCCAACCCCTGCGCCAGGGAAAACGGTCGGGAAATCGCTGACATGACCCAAATTGTCTGGGGAAAAAAGGCCTCGGAACTTGACCACCCTGTTTCCATTGTATCGGTGAATCCCCTCTCCCCCCTCTCCTATGCAGACGATACCCTGGAAGGGCTCATTGAATTTGCCCGTAACGGCCAGGCCCTGCTCATCTCCTCCATGGTATTGGCAGGCATCACCGGGCCCATTGAGATTGCCGGCAGTACGGCCCAGGAAATGGCTGAAAGCCTGGCCGGCATAACCCTGGCCCAGCTCATTAAACCGGGCGTTCCCTGTGTCTGCGGCGGCACCTCCTGTGCCTCGGACATGCGAACCGGAGGGGTCAGCTTGGGCGGCCCAGAATCCCTGCAGCTCACCGCCATAGCCACCCAGATGGCCGAGCACTACGGCCTGCCCTGCCGTTACGGGGGCAACCTCACCGACGCCTATTCCATCAATGCCCAGGCCGGAATCGAATCGGCCCTGCTCATGGCGGCCCCTGTCATCTCCGGCGCCCATTTTATTCACCAGGCCTGCGGTATCCTCGGGGCCTATGCTGCGGTCAGCCTGGAAAAATTTGTTATTGACGAAGAGGTTTGCGGCATGATCAAGCGGGCCGTAGCCCCCCTTGAGATCACCGATGCCAGCATCAACACCGATTTGATCAAACGAGTGGGCGCCTCAGGCTCCTACATGATGCAGCCTGAAACCGCCGCAAAATGCAGGACCGCCTTTTTTCCGGCCAACCTGACACGCAAAAGCACCTATGACGACTGGATCGCCAAAAACAACGGCGACATGGTTGCCCGGGCAACTGAATATGTAAACAAGAGGATTGAGTCCTACAAGACACCTGAAATTGATCCGGGTGTTGAACAAGGACTTAATGCCTATGTTGAAAAAAAGTATAACAATTAACCAAAAAGGGAAACTTAACAAATGGCAACACAAACAAGTAGTCAAACAGGTATGATGGAAAAATTTCTAGGAAAAACAGACCACCAGCTGTTCTGGACCACCCTGATCGTCTTTGGTATCGTTGTGGGCTTAGGCATTGCAACACCGGATAAACTTGCAACAACGCTCAAGTCCATGCAGTCGTTCATTACCACCAATTTCACCTGGTACTATATGCTGTTCACTGCTGCCTGTTTAGTCTTTTCCTTTTGGATGGCTGTGGGCCCCTATGCACAGATGAAACTGGGCAAGGATGATGACGAGCCTGAATTTTCAACCGTGTCCTGGCTGGCCATGCTTTT
It encodes:
- a CDS encoding trimethylamine methyltransferase family protein, with product MGNRLQPLTKEQINIIHNAAMRILKETGVAFKLAEAIDTFKAHGFKVDGDTVYFEESQVLKALETVPSEFTIMARNPEKNVRLGGDHFAFGPAWTAPFVIDPDGTRRNACFADQENMCRLVQTSAHVDFAAGAMAVPAEFAPKEAATRMLHAAITMTDKPLISNPCARENGREIADMTQIVWGKKASELDHPVSIVSVNPLSPLSYADDTLEGLIEFARNGQALLISSMVLAGITGPIEIAGSTAQEMAESLAGITLAQLIKPGVPCVCGGTSCASDMRTGGVSLGGPESLQLTAIATQMAEHYGLPCRYGGNLTDAYSINAQAGIESALLMAAPVISGAHFIHQACGILGAYAAVSLEKFVIDEEVCGMIKRAVAPLEITDASINTDLIKRVGASGSYMMQPETAAKCRTAFFPANLTRKSTYDDWIAKNNGDMVARATEYVNKRIESYKTPEIDPGVEQGLNAYVEKKYNN